The following proteins are encoded in a genomic region of Natrinema sp. DC36:
- a CDS encoding ABC transporter ATP-binding protein, translated as MAVTDPVATVDGVRKSFGEEGVLEDVDLTVEDGELLVLMGPNGVGKSVLLSCLAGSERPSAGSIDVFGEPAAARADTTSFLLQDALALEKLTGRETIHFYRRLHPAFTDDWRTHVERLGLTGDLDKSVADYSGGMVRKLELAIAASIDVPLYLFDEPTAALDLATIPAVHQLFREKQAAGKTIVVASHRPMTADIADRIAFLADGRIVATGTPDELLASVPPVLETGASNASALRAVVDGEPFAVAGNIRGFVPERYEDAVTGDSGRVLDELAATSGIGRTALAIAEPTYTDLFTYYTNGPSTPTSAEQR; from the coding sequence GTGGCCGTGACTGATCCGGTCGCGACCGTCGACGGCGTCCGCAAGTCCTTCGGCGAGGAGGGCGTCCTCGAGGACGTCGATCTCACGGTCGAGGACGGCGAACTCCTCGTTCTGATGGGGCCGAACGGGGTCGGCAAATCGGTGTTGCTGTCCTGTCTCGCCGGCAGCGAGCGTCCCTCCGCGGGTAGCATCGACGTCTTCGGCGAGCCGGCGGCGGCTCGCGCGGACACGACGAGTTTTCTCCTGCAGGACGCGCTCGCCCTCGAGAAACTCACCGGTCGGGAAACCATCCACTTCTACCGCCGGCTCCATCCGGCGTTCACGGACGACTGGCGCACGCACGTCGAGCGTCTCGGGCTCACCGGCGACCTCGACAAGTCCGTCGCGGACTACTCCGGCGGAATGGTACGGAAACTCGAACTCGCCATCGCCGCCAGCATCGACGTCCCGCTGTACCTGTTCGACGAGCCGACCGCGGCGCTCGATCTCGCGACGATCCCGGCGGTCCACCAGCTGTTCCGCGAGAAACAGGCCGCGGGAAAGACGATCGTCGTCGCAAGCCACCGACCGATGACCGCAGACATCGCCGACCGAATCGCCTTCCTCGCGGACGGTCGGATCGTCGCCACCGGAACGCCTGATGAACTGCTGGCGTCGGTTCCCCCCGTCCTCGAGACGGGCGCATCGAACGCGAGCGCGCTCAGGGCGGTCGTCGACGGCGAGCCGTTCGCGGTGGCCGGAAATATCCGCGGGTTCGTCCCCGAGCGGTACGAGGACGCGGTTACGGGTGATTCGGGACGGGTACTCGACGAACTCGCGGCCACATCGGGGATCGGTCGAACGGCGCTCGCGATCGCCGAACCGACCTACACCGACCTCTTCACGTACTACACGAACGGCCCGTCGACGCCGACTTCCGCCGAGCAACGATGA
- a CDS encoding ABC transporter permease has translation MATEVETVSETEREADAGWRVWLEQADAFTRRSLQEMRNSEIMLLWVLAFPAFMYSLQTVQGAGTTATADASASIGIGVLGSMFVCLFVFGNQLATDLEDRRYVAYRSMPISSSAELTGRMAAGIVLAAGAFTATLVAGLATGASYGLRGPESIPIVLVAGVLTCLIWMVVAIPFVIAAGNKQVATVATTFVAVTTFILTGINGAVPAQSVIDGPVLNYLPNTLPTRLLIAHLVPAESWTGLGIAPPAMPTGPGFLALLAIYAVLAVVAGTVLVNRMLYDQGWWP, from the coding sequence ATGGCAACTGAAGTGGAGACCGTGTCCGAGACCGAACGGGAGGCGGACGCGGGGTGGCGCGTTTGGCTCGAGCAGGCCGACGCGTTCACCCGCCGGAGTCTACAGGAGATGCGAAACAGCGAGATCATGCTGCTGTGGGTACTCGCATTCCCCGCGTTTATGTACTCGCTCCAGACGGTGCAGGGGGCCGGAACGACTGCCACGGCCGATGCGAGCGCGTCCATCGGAATCGGTGTCCTCGGGTCGATGTTCGTCTGTCTCTTCGTCTTCGGAAACCAGCTCGCGACCGACCTCGAAGACCGGCGCTACGTCGCCTATCGATCGATGCCCATCTCGTCGTCGGCCGAACTGACCGGCCGAATGGCCGCCGGGATCGTCCTCGCAGCGGGCGCGTTCACCGCGACGCTGGTCGCCGGGCTGGCCACCGGCGCGTCCTACGGCCTCCGCGGTCCCGAATCGATACCGATCGTCCTGGTCGCCGGCGTGCTGACCTGCCTGATCTGGATGGTCGTCGCCATCCCGTTCGTGATCGCCGCGGGGAACAAACAGGTCGCGACGGTGGCGACCACGTTCGTCGCCGTCACGACGTTCATCCTGACCGGGATCAACGGTGCCGTTCCGGCGCAATCGGTGATCGACGGCCCGGTGCTGAACTATCTCCCGAATACGCTCCCGACTCGACTGCTTATCGCTCACCTCGTCCCGGCCGAGAGCTGGACGGGGCTCGGCATCGCACCGCCTGCGATGCCGACCGGGCCGGGATTCCTCGCGTTGCTGGCCATCTATGCCGTCCTCGCAGTCGTCGCGGGAACGGTGCTCGTGAATCGAATGCTCTACGACCAGGGGTGGTGGCCGTGA
- a CDS encoding zinc-binding dehydrogenase, whose product MQAVQFADHGDRDVIEYGEYPDPEVDRDEVLVDIKAAALNHLDIWTRRGMPGIDLEMPHIPGSDGAGVVEDVGEDVTRFEAGDHVALSAGVGDLRMDDPTLDPRFHIIGEHVTGVHSEYAAIPEDNLIPVPDHVDWSVAGSSSLVFQTAWRMLIERADLEAGESVLVLGASGGVGHAALQIADYAGAEVYATGSTEEKLDYAREHGADHVCNYEEEDFADWILEETGRRGVDVVVEHVGAPTWQNSLKSLTKGGRLVTCGGTGGGNPETDIPRIFWNQLQIIGSTMATPDQVDDVMELVWDGTFEPAIREELPMSETARAHEIIENREGFGKVVVRPDSEL is encoded by the coding sequence ATGCAGGCAGTCCAATTCGCGGACCACGGCGACAGGGACGTCATCGAGTACGGCGAGTATCCGGACCCCGAGGTCGACCGGGACGAGGTACTGGTCGACATCAAGGCGGCCGCGCTCAACCACCTGGACATCTGGACCCGACGGGGGATGCCGGGAATCGACCTCGAGATGCCACACATCCCGGGCAGCGACGGGGCCGGCGTCGTCGAGGACGTCGGCGAGGACGTGACCCGCTTCGAGGCGGGCGATCACGTCGCGCTCTCGGCCGGCGTCGGCGACCTGCGGATGGACGATCCGACGCTCGATCCGCGCTTTCACATCATCGGCGAGCACGTCACCGGCGTCCACTCCGAGTACGCGGCGATCCCCGAGGATAACTTGATCCCCGTCCCCGACCACGTCGACTGGTCGGTCGCCGGCTCGAGCTCTCTGGTCTTCCAGACCGCCTGGCGGATGCTCATCGAGCGCGCCGACCTCGAGGCCGGCGAGTCGGTGCTCGTCCTCGGTGCGAGCGGCGGGGTCGGTCACGCCGCCCTCCAGATCGCCGACTACGCTGGCGCGGAGGTGTACGCGACCGGTAGCACCGAGGAGAAACTCGACTACGCCCGCGAGCACGGCGCGGACCACGTCTGCAACTACGAGGAGGAGGACTTCGCGGACTGGATCCTCGAGGAGACGGGTCGCCGCGGCGTCGATGTCGTCGTCGAACACGTCGGCGCGCCGACGTGGCAGAACTCGCTGAAGAGCCTGACCAAGGGCGGGCGACTCGTCACCTGCGGGGGCACCGGCGGCGGCAACCCCGAGACGGACATTCCGCGCATCTTCTGGAACCAGCTGCAGATCATCGGGTCGACGATGGCCACGCCGGATCAGGTCGACGACGTGATGGAACTCGTCTGGGACGGCACGTTCGAGCCCGCGATCCGCGAGGAACTACCGATGAGCGAGACCGCACGCGCCCACGAGATCATCGAGAACCGCGAAGGGTTCGGCAAGGTCGTCGTCCGGCCGGACAGCGAACTCTAG
- a CDS encoding class I SAM-dependent methyltransferase: MVPNTLRDAIYAVRKARLGLERRRLDYGEETRERAERLAAVLPASAAELREYEREYEDLEWFHDTYADRVAEIHEAGVATDTTHWRDGVTLYVVCRALEVETVVETGVLFGSFDAHILAAMCENGGGTLHAVDLPGGPPGPFEYGHLIPDRCRDRWELHRGDAREVLPGLLERVGPLDLFLHDSDHRLPHMRFEYEAALGHLDPGGVLASHDVRLSRLFDRFTEENGLQSCVVCDTGLGRQSR; encoded by the coding sequence ATGGTCCCGAACACGCTCAGAGATGCGATCTACGCCGTTCGGAAGGCCCGACTGGGACTCGAGCGGCGGCGACTCGACTACGGTGAGGAAACCCGCGAGCGAGCCGAGCGGCTGGCCGCCGTGCTCCCCGCCTCGGCGGCCGAACTGCGCGAGTACGAGCGGGAGTACGAGGACCTCGAGTGGTTTCACGACACGTACGCGGACCGCGTGGCGGAGATCCACGAGGCCGGCGTGGCAACCGACACGACCCACTGGCGCGACGGGGTGACGCTGTACGTCGTCTGTCGCGCGCTCGAGGTCGAGACCGTCGTCGAAACGGGGGTGCTGTTCGGCTCGTTCGACGCGCACATTCTGGCGGCGATGTGCGAGAACGGCGGCGGGACGCTACATGCGGTCGACCTGCCCGGCGGCCCGCCGGGGCCGTTCGAGTACGGTCACCTGATCCCGGATCGGTGTCGCGACCGGTGGGAACTCCATCGGGGCGATGCGCGGGAAGTGTTGCCCGGGCTGCTCGAGCGCGTCGGCCCCCTCGATCTCTTCTTGCACGACTCGGATCACCGGCTGCCCCACATGCGATTCGAGTACGAGGCGGCGCTGGGTCACCTCGATCCCGGTGGGGTACTGGCGAGTCACGACGTGCGGCTCTCGAGGCTGTTCGATCGGTTTACCGAGGAAAACGGGTTACAGTCGTGTGTGGTCTGCGATACGGGGCTCGGGCGGCAATCACGATAG
- a CDS encoding PadR family transcriptional regulator, whose protein sequence is MPDHDSRGLESPARADASPPDYPPKDGRRAWIELTAFQRDCLEAVARRERDGTRCYPSGITWTLERRYPTVSRARLEPNLRALVGRDLLAERDGPDERVAAYGLTGAGRALLIQRAERLAVLCDLRASADEEMGES, encoded by the coding sequence ATGCCCGACCACGATTCGCGGGGCCTTGAAAGCCCCGCTCGAGCGGACGCATCACCCCCTGACTACCCACCGAAGGACGGCCGACGCGCGTGGATCGAACTCACCGCCTTCCAGCGCGACTGTCTCGAGGCCGTCGCCCGGCGCGAGCGCGACGGCACGCGCTGTTACCCCTCCGGGATCACGTGGACCCTCGAGCGCCGGTATCCCACGGTCAGCCGCGCCCGACTCGAGCCGAACCTGCGCGCGCTCGTCGGGCGCGACCTCCTCGCCGAACGCGACGGCCCCGACGAGCGGGTGGCCGCCTACGGCCTCACGGGTGCCGGACGCGCGCTGCTCATCCAGCGCGCCGAACGCCTCGCCGTGCTCTGTGACCTCCGGGCCAGCGCGGATGAAGAAATGGGGGAGTCGTAA
- a CDS encoding ArsR family transcriptional regulator, which yields MRRPRVDWMTRADDAILEFLLNEGNRPLIANPSTVEANIDYKISHVRRRLRALQDGGLVEYYDEDRGLYRISERGRKYLAGELDADALEPS from the coding sequence ATGCGACGGCCACGGGTGGACTGGATGACGCGGGCCGACGACGCGATCCTCGAGTTCCTTCTCAACGAGGGGAACCGACCCCTTATCGCGAATCCGTCCACCGTCGAGGCTAACATCGATTACAAGATCTCGCACGTGAGACGCAGACTGCGGGCACTGCAGGACGGTGGGCTCGTCGAGTACTACGACGAGGATCGTGGTCTGTATCGGATCAGTGAGCGAGGTCGAAAATATCTCGCTGGGGAGCTTGATGCGGATGCCCTCGAGCCATCATAA
- a CDS encoding DUF2270 domain-containing protein, whose protein sequence is MTDSSSDDFDPTAPDQREIGREMVDDSTGLGSVMAHAYRGEIDRVGTWRQRLDETTTWAVTLMAAILTWGFSSTDNPHYILLIGVVVVTVFLGIEARRYRDYDVFRSRARVIQENLFANALDPSQGTESHDWRAELSRDYRRPTLKVSFYEALANRLRRVYLALLSVLLVAWVFRITAFAPRQDWLTTAGIARIPGIAVVAVVGVFYVVLLGVTFWPRERHAKGEFREGDPDDWKETDR, encoded by the coding sequence ATGACCGATTCGAGTAGCGACGACTTCGACCCAACAGCACCGGACCAACGGGAGATCGGCCGCGAAATGGTTGACGACAGTACGGGACTCGGTTCGGTGATGGCCCACGCCTATCGCGGAGAGATAGACCGAGTGGGAACGTGGCGACAGCGCCTCGACGAGACGACGACGTGGGCGGTGACGCTGATGGCAGCGATCTTAACGTGGGGGTTTTCGAGTACCGATAACCCACACTATATCTTGCTGATCGGGGTCGTCGTCGTCACCGTCTTTCTGGGCATCGAAGCACGGCGGTACCGGGACTACGACGTCTTTCGCTCTCGTGCTCGAGTCATCCAAGAGAACCTGTTCGCAAACGCCCTCGATCCGTCCCAAGGCACTGAAAGTCACGACTGGCGAGCGGAACTGAGCAGGGACTATCGCAGGCCGACGCTGAAAGTCTCGTTTTACGAAGCACTCGCAAACCGGCTCCGGCGTGTGTACCTTGCGCTGCTCAGTGTCCTCTTGGTCGCATGGGTCTTCAGGATTACAGCGTTCGCGCCGCGCCAAGACTGGCTGACAACCGCTGGAATCGCCCGTATCCCCGGGATTGCTGTGGTTGCCGTTGTGGGTGTGTTCTACGTCGTACTGCTGGGCGTCACCTTCTGGCCCCGCGAGCGCCATGCCAAGGGTGAATTCCGTGAAGGGGACCCGGACGACTGGAAAGAGACAGACCGATAA
- a CDS encoding halocyanin domain-containing protein, producing MDRLKRRTAIKLIGSSIALGGFSAAASAQDDEEPDYGDWFEDVENYEETEDLTGEDEVTVDVGAGDDGYQFDPPAIRIDQDATVVWEWTGEGGGHNVVHVPEDEEELEIEDATGADEPVFESEITDEEGFTFEHQFEDTGTYLYVCEPHRQQGMKGAVVVE from the coding sequence ATGGACCGACTGAAGCGGCGAACGGCGATCAAACTCATCGGCTCGAGCATCGCACTGGGAGGTTTCAGCGCCGCCGCGAGCGCCCAGGACGACGAAGAACCGGATTACGGCGACTGGTTCGAAGACGTCGAAAATTACGAAGAGACCGAGGACCTGACCGGCGAGGACGAGGTCACGGTCGACGTCGGGGCCGGAGACGACGGCTACCAGTTCGATCCGCCCGCGATTCGCATCGATCAGGACGCGACGGTCGTCTGGGAGTGGACCGGGGAGGGAGGCGGCCACAACGTCGTCCACGTTCCCGAAGACGAAGAGGAACTGGAAATCGAGGACGCGACCGGCGCGGACGAACCCGTCTTCGAGAGCGAGATCACCGACGAGGAGGGATTCACGTTCGAACACCAGTTCGAAGACACCGGGACGTACCTCTACGTCTGCGAGCCCCATCGCCAACAGGGGATGAAGGGAGCGGTCGTCGTCGAATAG
- a CDS encoding prenyltransferase, which yields MSNVSSGESLTDWGLEPAVDYIERVQRSDGLILWYPDGPADPWDHVESAMGLSVGGRHEAARRAYRWVADAQHDDGALWATYGEPDDGDDGAHAGDEPRKETHRSAYVAVGAWHHHLCTEDREFLEELWPTVRDALEFACDRQAPTGEVYWTVGADGEVYEDALVSGCASIYKSLACGAAVADELGHEERRDRWLEARTHLGEAIRSRPDRFDRTWESKSRYAMDWFYPVLCGVETGDSARDRLEDGMDRFLEEGLGCRCVSDEPWVTVAESCELVISLAAVGRQERAREILEWLFQWTDDKGIFWTGYQFEDEEFWPGERPTWTCGAAVLAADAVSGLSPAADLFTAPRPE from the coding sequence GTGAGCAACGTGTCGTCGGGAGAGTCGCTGACCGACTGGGGGCTCGAGCCCGCGGTGGACTACATCGAGCGCGTGCAGCGGTCGGACGGGCTCATTCTCTGGTATCCCGACGGCCCGGCCGACCCCTGGGATCACGTCGAGAGCGCGATGGGGCTCTCCGTCGGCGGCCGCCACGAGGCCGCTCGCCGCGCGTACCGCTGGGTGGCCGACGCCCAGCACGACGACGGCGCGCTCTGGGCGACCTACGGCGAGCCCGACGACGGCGACGACGGTGCCCACGCCGGCGACGAGCCGCGCAAGGAGACCCACCGCAGCGCCTACGTCGCCGTCGGCGCCTGGCACCACCATCTCTGTACCGAGGATCGGGAGTTCCTCGAGGAGCTGTGGCCGACCGTCCGGGACGCGCTGGAATTCGCGTGCGACCGGCAGGCCCCGACCGGCGAGGTCTACTGGACCGTCGGCGCGGACGGCGAGGTCTACGAGGACGCGCTGGTCTCCGGCTGCGCCTCGATCTACAAGAGTCTGGCCTGCGGCGCGGCCGTGGCCGACGAACTCGGTCACGAGGAGCGGCGCGATCGGTGGCTCGAGGCCCGAACCCATCTCGGCGAGGCGATTCGCTCGCGGCCCGACCGGTTCGACCGCACCTGGGAGAGCAAATCCCGCTACGCGATGGACTGGTTCTATCCCGTCCTCTGTGGCGTGGAGACCGGCGATTCGGCGCGGGACCGGCTCGAGGACGGGATGGATCGCTTTCTCGAGGAGGGACTCGGCTGTCGGTGCGTCTCCGACGAACCGTGGGTGACGGTCGCCGAGTCCTGCGAACTCGTGATTTCACTGGCCGCGGTGGGTCGTCAGGAGCGCGCTCGTGAGATCCTCGAGTGGCTGTTCCAGTGGACGGACGACAAGGGGATCTTCTGGACGGGGTATCAGTTCGAAGACGAGGAGTTCTGGCCGGGCGAGCGGCCGACGTGGACCTGCGGGGCGGCGGTGCTGGCCGCAGACGCGGTTTCGGGGCTCTCGCCGGCCGCCGATCTCTTCACCGCTCCGCGACCGGAGTAA
- a CDS encoding class I SAM-dependent methyltransferase, protein METIDFDRVTMTPGMRVLDVGCGEGRHVHAAALENVAEVVGLDLERESLAAAQDDYEEYIAELSDVTVTFLSGDALRLPFEDGAFDVVCCTEVLEHVPDYEAAVDELRRVCAPGGTLAVSVPRAGPERVCWALSDEYHEVEGGHVRIFDREELRAAIERRGFRRVDGHFAHALHAPYWWLKCLWRERDERGEPPLPLRAYDRFLEWDVMESPRPVRLLERALDPVLGKSVVYYFELEGRS, encoded by the coding sequence ATGGAGACGATCGATTTCGACCGCGTGACGATGACGCCGGGGATGCGCGTCCTCGACGTCGGCTGCGGCGAGGGTCGACACGTCCACGCCGCCGCCCTCGAGAACGTCGCGGAAGTCGTGGGGCTCGACCTCGAGCGGGAGAGCCTGGCGGCCGCACAGGACGATTACGAGGAGTACATCGCCGAACTATCCGACGTGACGGTCACCTTTCTCTCGGGGGACGCACTCAGACTGCCCTTCGAAGACGGCGCGTTCGACGTCGTCTGCTGTACCGAAGTGCTCGAGCACGTCCCCGACTACGAGGCGGCGGTGGACGAGCTTCGGCGGGTTTGCGCGCCGGGCGGGACGCTCGCGGTGAGCGTCCCTCGAGCGGGTCCCGAGCGGGTCTGCTGGGCGCTGTCGGACGAGTACCACGAGGTCGAGGGCGGCCACGTCCGAATCTTCGATCGGGAGGAGCTACGGGCGGCCATCGAGCGCCGCGGGTTCCGGCGCGTCGACGGCCACTTCGCCCACGCGCTGCACGCCCCCTACTGGTGGCTCAAGTGTCTCTGGCGCGAGCGCGACGAGCGGGGCGAGCCGCCGCTCCCGCTGCGGGCCTACGACCGCTTCCTCGAGTGGGACGTCATGGAATCGCCGCGGCCGGTCCGGCTGCTCGAGCGGGCGCTCGATCCCGTGCTCGGCAAGAGCGTCGTCTACTACTTCGAGCTGGAGGGGCGGTCGTGA